The Cheilinus undulatus linkage group 17, ASM1832078v1, whole genome shotgun sequence genomic sequence CTATGTCTGACATCTACCCCTCTGCAGCTTTTAATGGCATTAATATTACAATATAAAAAGTGTCATAATTTGGAGGCATGACTATCAATTTCACTATGATTTACAACCAAGTAAagtcctcacaggagctttaagaatGGTCTCCAGCTCTTTAAAGAGTCTGTATTTACAAAAGACTGCAGTCAGTCTGagttttcttttacttttatgatTGAAAGCTTGCAAGGGAAGGATTGTTTATGCTGCTTTAAGATTAAAAGACTCGAAAGTTCTTTTTCTACTTCCTTATAGGACCCTAAACTCTGACTTTTTAGCTCAGAACTtgtataaaaaaacaatttgtgTAGAGTGGTTGTTTTGGAACATCTCGACTAATGTATCTACATTTAGGGGGAGAAGTCAATTAACTTTAAATGCTGTTAGTGTCTATAGTTGCTCATTTTCCTCCAGTTAACTATTGCGTTGATTCCTCATCATTTTATTAGCAATACACTGGACGGATCAAATAAAAGATGAGGTGATAGAAAGAGAGGGGTCAGTTATGTATCAGATGTAAGCAATTTTAAGCAGCTGCTGCTTAAAACAAAGCATGAAAGTGTTTAACTTTGGGTCCAGCATTTCATTTGTCATAAGGCTTAAATACAGATTCATCACTTCTGTTTTTCATGACTAGTCTTCTTTCCTGGAAACTTTTCATCTTGGTTATTAGAGAAGGATATTTCAATCCACTGAAGTGGTTTGCGGATTCATGTAGCAACTCTTGGTAGTGATGGTGGTGATTGTCACATGATAGGAAACACATCATGGTCtctctgaaggaaaaaaaagacatgatggAAAAAATGTACCTGTTAGATCCCAACGGAAGCAAGGAGGGGAGAGAAAATTACATGTAAAATATAATTTCAAACAAAGCTGTATGTTtcttattgtatttttattcagCTACTGACAAATTAAGAAGAACAAACAGTGATGTTTTCTAACTGCTGGaagtttaatgtatttttggatgtttgttttctgtttggggggtcattttaatttatattaaaatgtctGATAATTCCCACACGTTGTTAGCTTTCTTCTTTAATCAACTTGCAGTCACCATGACATATAAATTCTACAATACCTGATCTGATTGCATTGGTAATTGTACTCAAAGAATGtaaagtggagaaaaacaaTGAAGATTTACAGTCATGCTGCagatcaaacattttaatacaGAATTAGACACCTGGAATGTTGCATATTTGCTTAACAgtacaacaaacaaaaacacacacttcaaAGTTCTCGAAAGCTGAATGATAACACCAAATGCATCAACACCAAAGACAAAGATCCtctattaaaacagaaatacagacaaCCGTATATTTTAAGGTTAACTTAGCATGTTGGGTACTTATAAAGATATTCAAGGAAAATCAAAGTATGGTTGTGAAGTCTGAGCTGCTGAAATTAACAGTAAAATTGCAAACATTTTACAGTATGATCCTGATAAAAGactttgtcttcatgatgttaAACTTAAGACTTTTACAACAATGTCCTCAGATTTTATCAAATGTGACGTAGATTTTCCCAAAGCACCAGATGGATACAGCTGTTCATGAAGCTCTTAGAGCTCAATAAAGTTCAATCTACTAAGAAACCAAACATCAGCACATCATAGTTGAACGAATGAGAAAAATAGATTCTGGATGGGATGTAAATTCACATATTTATCAGCCAGAAGGTCAGCTTACATAAATACATCTATCATTCATTTCTCATCTCCATCATCCTTCTCCAGATCTTCTTTGTCTGGACAGGAGGAATCCTGGTCTGCAGGACATTGTTCCTCCTGTGTCGGGGTTCCCAGCAGCTGGGCCCTGAACTCCAGCCGAGCTTGCCGGTTTGACTCCATCAGTTCATGCAGTTTTCCGTTGAGTGAATCATTGCGTTCCTCCAGGTCATCGAGATAGGAGTTGATCTGATCTAGCATGGAGTTGATGGCTTCATACTCTGTGGATAAGGAGCACAGATTAGTCTTTCTGTCTATGATTGTGTTCATCTTCTTGTATGTCTATTTAAATGTGTGATTCAAAGTCAAGATGACAAGAGGGGAGCTGAAGCCTCATTTGAACAGAAGTGGATATCAgctttttatgtcttcatttcagGTTTATATTTAGAGTTGTTCAGACACTGGATGATGGCATTTTTTTGAGAAACTGAATGAGTGTGGCCTGGTGAAAAGTCTTAAGTTAGCTCGAGTACATGCATCCAGTTTTacagtttatatatatatatatatttctgcCTTTATCTATAGAGGACACACTGGACAAAATCAGCATCACTGTGAATTACGTTCATATAATCAGTTTTAATGTTATCTGGAAACAAAAATGGCCCCTCATGTGTAAATTAACTTGCAACGACATGACACCTCAATGAGGAATCCCATGACCCGGTGTTTCATCTAATCTTGTGACCGTGTTAGCTGGTGAAGTTAAGCCAAATGCGTCCGTGGTTGTTGTAGCTACACCAGATTATGAAGATTAATCATGTCCAGacgatttttctttttttttttaatattacaaTGCCAAAGTCAATTCATGTAATACACACCTTCAGAACACCTTAGAAATCGCTAGAACACTACATTTTCAACAGCTTTGGTTACTACTACAAGCCCAGACGCACTCGGCTAAAAGTCGCTAGATTACACGGTCACTACATAACCCGTTACACCTGACATATGCTCCGCACAGTACAATACTAAGTCCATATTTCAGAATATTGCTGTTGCATAGATGGTTTTGAATTTGTAGtcaagaaaaataataaaagaaaggcACATACAGTACTTTCGAGTGGGGGTGGTTTTACCAATTTGCTGTCATACAGATACTACATCATCATCGACTACAATGAATGAAAACCACAAGACAGTACCTTCTTCGTCGTCAAATTCATCGTCGTCGTTTATAATACCATCGTCGGCTGAGATGTTTGGATCCCCATTTGGTCCAGACATTGCGTATAAATTCAGGTCTCAAATTGTATTACCAAGAGTAAGCTAGCGTCAGAGATAAGCTAGCGTCGCTGCCAGCTGAATGACATTAGTAAATCAATAGACAGTAGTTCACACCAGAaacatatcaaatgtgtttgctGTGTTATGTTCGGACTAAATGGATAAAGCAGGATTCTCCGAGCTGATATCCACAAGGGCTACTGCTAGCTTCAGCTGTCATTACTGAGAGACGTCAGATATTTGTTTATTGGACTGTtgcattctgggaaaaatgTAGGCAGAGCGTTTACGTTCTTGTCAAAGATTGCAACAGTCCGAGGGAAGACCGCTCACTCAAAATGCACCGGATAATAGATACGAAAGAGGGAATGTATCCCTTCTACATtggtaaaagaataaaaacaacactttaatGTTACTTAAAGTAAAAACTGTTTGAAGCTCCTACCTGCTTTCTTAAATTTGAAGTTTCTTGGGCAATTGTCGATTACATTTACGGTTTTGTGAAAACAGGAACAGAGTGAGCACTCTTGCTGCTCCGAATGTTTCAGTCTGTAATGAGGGCTTTTTTTAGTGATCCGAAGCATTTGTCTCGGCTCGCCAAAAAGAGTCGATTCTTTCAGCTAACAAACATTTCCTCATTTGGTATCAATTTTGCAGGTGAACATCCTCATGTATCAGTAAAATTACATGAATTTACATCATAATTATTAACAGTGAGATAGTAAATCATTGTCAACCTGCAATGCAACCTGCAATTACTTTTCTTAACTCTCCCCTTCACTATGGTATGTATGTTTGAATGTAAACGCACTTCTTATACAATTTTAACATGAGTGCTTTTCTGAACATTGGTTTCAAAATTGATTGAGTAATTAAGACCGCCTCATGATTTTGGCAGGAAagttatttattatatttaattaaaaattaagGAGTAGGGTTAAATACCTTTAAACTTTCTCCCACTCCTTTTTACTCATGTAAATTGAGATGCTTAAATTTTTGCAGGTGGAAGttattgcctctttttttattttcttgttctattttcttttctctaactgtttttgtgttgtcatTTTACATGTTCAAAGTAGAGGCATCAATTGAATAAGaaatatgattgatatttgtgctggtGTTTTCCCTCCAGTTGtacttaaagaaatatttaacttagtgcaaggttttttttttttttatattggtgGGTGACAtggccttttctttttttggttccGAGTGgtaattttaaatgaattaaaatttgatgATTAATTTGTCAGTCATATTGTCTCAGAGTCCAAACTTTATATTTGTGTcagtaaagataaaaaacatGTGTCCCAAAAATAGAAATCATGCGGTGTGACACaattttataatatttttacagtttatctGAAATAATAGGGGATTTGAGttcaaccaaaaaaataaacaaacacctCATTAAGAGATATTGGAGGGTCAATGACTTAGATAAGAGAAATTCTGTGTccaaaaattaagtttaaataaCTGCGAAAAAATGAGTCAGATAAGAAAACTCAACCGTATTTACATTCAATACAGAAAAATGTTATACATTCAAatataactcatttttgtcaggGATATTCTGATTCGGTACAACACAGCTCAAAAAATTCCATTCctaagttttgaaaaaaaaaaaagaaaagaaaagagtaaACTCCCCCAAAGAGTAATGTCACCCATCCAACACCTTGcaggtcacaaaaaaaaaaaaaaaaaaaaaaaaaaaagactcttaAACCAGATCTAGTAGTTCGCATAAAAGTTCCTGCTCTTTGAACCGGTTCGTTTACGAACGACACATCTGTCACAGTCAGGTAACTTCAAGCACAAAGCCCCTGGCTTAGATCAGTTTAGGTTTATTCTTATAcgtggaaagaaagaaaatagtCTTATAAATTTGCCACGGACGATATCAAACAGGGACTGTCCCATATAATAACAGCAGAGACAGTCTATGCATTAAGGACAATTTCTAAGTGCGTAGTTTGCCTCAGTTTTCATACTAGCGTCAGTCCAAAAACCTCAGTCTTCATTTTAATTGATTAACCACGCGGTCATGATTGATAAATTCCATGCTAATCTCTCAATAAGAATCTTTGTCTCCTTTGTCAAAACTGCCTTTCTTATCTTTGATCAGTGGATGGCGCCAAGATATCACAAAACACATGTCTGCACTGAGTCGGCGCTGTCAACCCACGTGGAGTTATTTCCTGAATGGGGGTGGCCTGATCACCACGCTGAAATACTTGTTTTGAGGTGTTTCTAAGCTATGGAGGAATTACCCACGGATCTTAAAGATTTTCTCCACAACCATCCTTTCCTCCAGCTTACTGATGGCAAAAAGGTTTGCGAGCCAATGGCTTCTCTTAACTCGACATA encodes the following:
- the bbln gene encoding UPF0184 protein C9orf16 homolog, whose product is MSGPNGDPNISADDGIINDDDEFDDEEEYEAINSMLDQINSYLDDLEERNDSLNGKLHELMESNRQARLEFRAQLLGTPTQEEQCPADQDSSCPDKEDLEKDDGDEK